Within the Thermoanaerobaculales bacterium genome, the region CGACATCGACGACGGCTTCCGGGCCGACCTCGGCTTCATGCCTCAGGTCGATCAGCGGTACGGCGAGGTCGGCGGCGGCCTGGTGTGGACCGGCTCACCCGGCGACTGGTACTCGCGGGTCGAGCTCCTCTCGAAGGCGGTCCATAGCGAGGACCATCGGGGCAACCTGCTGCTCGACGAGTACGTGGTCAAGTTCAACTACGAGGGTCCCCTCCAGTCGCATTTCTTCCTGCGCCCGAGACACGTGCGGGAGGGGTGGGCCGGCGAGGAGTACGAGTACGACGAGGTCTGGGCTCATCTCTGCCTCCACCCCAACGGCAGCAGCCAGGCCTGGCTCGAGGTGATCGGCGGCGGCCGGCTCGACTACGCCGGCAACCGCGAGGGCGAGCGGCTGCAGCTCCACCCGGGGTTCTGGTACCAGCCCGGACGCCACCTGACTCTCGAGCTCGACTACACGCGCGAGCAGATGGACGTCGACGCGGGCTGGCTCTACGACGCCAGCATCGGCCAGCTCTCGGTCGCCTGGCAGTTCGACTCCCGGACCTTCGTGCGCGCCATCCTGCAGGCCGTCGACAACGAGTTCAACCCGGAGGTCGACACCGCCGGGCGGGACCCCGAGTTCCAGCACTTGTTCAGCCAGCTCCTGTTCTCCTACAAGCTCAACCCCCAGACCGTGCTGTTCCTGGGGTACTCCGACAACGCCATCGGCGACGCGGCCACCGACCTCACCCGCCAGGACCGCACGCTGTTCGTCAAGGTCGGCTACGCGTTCGTCCTGTAGGAGCTCGTGCCGCATCGGCCTGCTCGGCGTGCGTGGCCGATTGAGTCGTCGACGGACGGCCGCAGCAGCACGAGCGCCTCGGGATGCGCTTCGCGCATCTTGACGAGTGTCTAGGGCAGAGGCCAATCGGAACAACCGTCTCAGGAGCGCAATCAAGGGCCCATGCCCCAGAGGTTCCGCGCCGGCCGCACGCGCTATCATCCAGTCACGGAGGGAGAGCGGGTTGGCCGACTGGGTGATCGGCGATGTCCACGGCTGCTGGGTGACCCTGCAACGGCTGCTCGAGCGCATCCGCTGGGACCGCGACCGCGACCGCCTGTGGCTCATCGGAGACCTCGTCAACCGGGGGCCGCGGTCGCTCGAGGTGCTGCGATGGGCGGCGGGCCATCCTGGGGTCGACGCCATCCTCGGCAACCATGACCTTCACGTCCTCGCCCGGAACGCGGCGCTCGTCGACGCGAAGGCCGGGGACCGGCTCGACGAGGTGCTCGCCGCGGACGACCACGAGCGCCTCCTCGACTGGCTGCGCCGGCGCCCGTTCCTCCACCGGATCGGCGACACCGTGCTGGTGCATGCCGGCCTGCTGCCGCAGTGGGGCTGGGTCGAGGCCTCGGCTCTCGCCGGCTCGGCCGGGCTGCATCTGGAGGCCCTGCTGCCGCGCCTGGCCCGCAGGCCGAGGCCGAGGTGGAGCGCCGAGGCGACCGGCGACGAGCGGCTGGCGGCGGCGATCTCCATCTTCACCCGGCTCCGCGTGGTGCGGGCCGACGGGCGGCCGAAGCTCTCCTTCACGGCGGCGCCGGAGTCCGCGCCGGCCGGCTGCCGGCCCTGGTACGAGACCGCGCGGCTGGTCGCGGAGGGGGCGCGGGCGATCTTCGGGCACTGGGCGATGATGGGATTCCGCCGCGAGCCCGGCGCGGTGTGCATCGACTCCGGGTGCGTGTACGGCGGCCGCCTGACCGCATTCCGCCTCGACGACGATGCCGCCGTCCACGAGCCGGTGGCGGCGGACGAGGTGGCGCAGGTGGAGGACTGAGATGCTGGAGCTGCTCATCATGCGGCACGCCAAGTCGGACTGGGACGCCGCCGCGACCGACGATCACGAGCGGCCGCTCGCCGAGCGGGGCGTGAAGGCCGCGCGCAAGATGGGTCGGTTCCTGGCCCGGGATGAGATGGTGCCGGGTCTGGTCATCAGCTCGACCGCCCTGCGCGCGCGGACGACGGCCGAGCTCGCCGCCGCGGCTGGGAAGTGGCGCTGCCCGGTCGAGCACACCGCGGCCTTCTACGGCGCCGACCCGTCCGGAGTGCTCGCCGAGATCGCCTCGAGGACAGCGCCGCCGCGGCTGCTGGTGGTCGGCCACGAGCCGACCTGGTCGCAGCTGGTGTCGCTGCTGATCGGCGGCGGCGCGGTGCGGATGGCGACCGCGGCGGTGGCCTGCGTCGAGATCGAGGCCGACGGCTGGGACGCGGTCGCGCCGGGCTCAGGACGGCTGGCCTGGCTGATCACGCCCAGGCTCCTGCAGGCCGGCGAAGGCTGATCTGGTCGGCGATCGGCGCAAGCGCGCGCCGTGTAGAATGGCGCTTTGACGCCGTAAGGATGAACGCTCGCAACACTGGACGCCGCTGACGAGATGATCGACGAGGATGTGTCCTTTCCGCTGCGAGTTGCCGCAGTGGACATGGGATCGAACGCGATTCGATTCCTGGTCGCCGACTTCGCCACCGAGGCCCAGTTCATCACCCTGGTCTCCGAGCGGACGCCGGTGCGGCTGGGCCACGGCGTCTACCTTTCCGGACGGCTCGATCCGACGACGATGGACGCCGCGGTGGCGACCCTCGAGGGCTACAGCGCGCAGATGGCCGAGCTCGGGGTCGGGCACTTCCGGGCGGTCGCCACCTCTGCGGTCCGCGAGAGCAAGAACGGCGAGGAGCTCATCGACCGGGTGCGCCAGGTGACCGGCATCGAGCTGCAGCCGATCAGCGGCTCCGAGGAGAGCCGGCTGGTGCACCTGGCGGTCGCGAACCGGTTGCCGCTCGGCCGGCGGCGGTGGCTGCTCGTCGACCTCGGCGGCGGCAGCGTCGAGGTGTCGCTGGTCGACCGGGGCGGCACGATCTGGAGCGAGTCGCACACCATGGGCGCGGTCCGTCTGCTCGAGGTGCTGACCGAGGCCGGCGCAGACCCGGGCCGCTTCCGGCGACTGCTCGAGGAGTACGTGTCGGTGCTCCGGGTTCCGGCCGCCGTGAGCACCGGCCGCATTGCCGGCTACATCGCGACCGGCGGCAACATCGAGACCCTCGCCAGGCTGGCCGGAGCGCAGCCCGTCCCAGACGTCAGCCGGGTGTCAGTTGACAGCCTGCGCGCGGTGGCCGAGCGGCTGGCCGCGATGTCGTATCGGGAGCGTGTCGACGAGCTCGGCTTGCGCGAGGACCGCGCTGACGTGGTGCTGCCGGCGGCGTTCGTCTACCTGCGACTCGCCGAGCTGTGCCGTGCCGCAGAGATCGTGGTGCCAAACGTCGGCGTCAAGGAAGGGGTGGTCCTCGATCTCGTCGACGGCCTCACGCGCCGCCGTGATCACGCCGACCGCCAGGCGCGCGACGTGCTCTCCAGCGCGGTGACCGTCGGCCGCAAGTACCTGTTCGATGAGGCCCATGCCCGCCACGTGGCCGAGCTGGCGCTGGCGCTGTTCGATCAGCTTCGTTCCCTCCACAACCTCGGCGCCGCCGACCGCAAGATCCTGCAGGCCGCCGCGCTGTTGCAGGACATCGGCCAGGTCGTCAGCTACAAGGGCCACCACAAGCACTCGTTCTACCTGATCTCGAACACCGAGCTGCCGGCCTTCAGCCAGCACGAGATGCGGCTGGTGGCGACCGTCGCCCGCTACCATCGGGGAGCCGACCCCACCGACGCCCACCATCCTTTCGCCGAGCTGGAAGACAACGAGCAGCAGCGGGTGGTACGGCTGATTGCGCTGCTCCGGGTGGCGCACGCACTCGATCGGGACCACCTCCAGCGAGTACGCGACCTCCGGGCGAGGATCGGCAGCTCCTGGGTGACGCTCCACCTCGAGGCGTCGGGCGGGCTGCTCCTCGAGGGGTGGTCGCTCAAGAAGAAGGCCCAGCTGTTCGCCGAAGTGTTCGGCAGGAAGGTCCGGCTGCGGGTCGCCGGGGACGAGGACGGAGGCGATGAAGCGGTCACATGAGGAGCGCGTCGCGAGGTGTCCGTGGTGCGGCGACGACCCGCTCTACCTCGCCTACCACGACCGGGAGTGGGGCGTGCCGGTCCGCGACGACCGCACGCTGTTCGAGTTCCTGACCCTCGAGGGTGCGCAGGCGGGTCTGAGCTGGCTGACCGTCCTGCGCAAGCGGGAGGCCTACCGGGGCGCCTTTGCCGGCTTCGACCCGGAGCGGGTCGCCGCCATGGACGGGAGGTCGGTCCGCCGGCTGATGGCCAACGCCGGGATCATCCGCAATCGGAAGAAGATCGAGGCGGCGATCGGCAACGCGCGCGCCTTTCTCGAGGTGCAGCGGGAGTTCGGGAGCTTCTCGGACTACATCTGGCGCTTCGTCGACGAACGCCCGATCCACGGCTCCTGGAGATCGATCGCCGAGATACCGGCAACGACGCCGCTGGCCGAGGCGATCTCGCGCGACCTCAAGCAGCGCGGCTTCCGGTTTGTCGGGCCGATCATCGTCTACGCCCACATGCAGGCCACCGGCATGGTCAACGACCACCTCGTGAGCTGCTTCCGGCACCGCGAGCTGGCGGCCCTCGGGTGACGGGCGCCGCCGGTGGCGCTCGGCGACGCGGCCCGTTCGTTCTATGATCGTGGCTCGGGAAGGGGGATCTGCTGAAGCCGGCCGAGGATCCGATCAGCTCGGGGGCCGCCTACTCTGAGCGCTGGCTGCCCGTGCAAGGCGGCGTCGAGTTGCGGGTGATGGAGTGGTGGCCGGAGCAGACCAGCCAGCCGCCGCTGTACTTCGTCGCCGGCTGGGTGTCGGTGGTCGAGGGCTGGCGGCCGCTGCTCGAGGTCCTGGTCCGGCGGCGGCCGGTGGTCTACATCGAGACCCGCGAGAAGCGCTCGGCGCGGATCGAGCGGCACCGGCTGCGGGTCGAGGAGTTCCGCGTCCAGCGGCTCGCCGAGGACCTCTGCGAGGTCGCCCGGGTCCACGGCGTCGACCGGTCGAGCGCGATCTGGTTCGGCAGCTCGATGGGCTCCACCGCGCTGCTCGAGGCCCTCAAGGGCGCCCGGCTGCCGGCGCGCGCCGCCTTCCTGATCGGCCCCAACGCGACCTTCAACTTCCCGTGGTGGAGCCTGCCGCTGCTGCGGGTGCCGGCCGCCAGCTACTCGGTCGCCAAGCACCTCGTGATCTGGTATCTGCGGCACTTCCGGGTCGACGCGCGCCGCGAGCCCGACCAGATGCGGCGCTACGAGCGGACCCTCAACGCCGCCGAGCCGATCCGGCTGAAGCTGTCGGCGCGGGCGGCGGTCGGCTACACGCTGTGGCCGGGGCTCGAGACCGTTACCGCGCCGGTTGCGATCGCGTACGCCTCGAGCGACGTCCTCCACGCCGAGAGCGAGGCCAGGTCGATCGTCGCCACCCTGCCCGCGGGCCTGGCGGTCGAGTGCCCCTCCAACACCTACATGCACCGCGCAGAGGTGGCGAGGGACATCGACGAGTTCATCGCCGGCCTCCCCTAGGAGCGTATGGGCATAGGCCCCCGTGCGCGCTTCCGAGGTGGTCATTGTTGTCGGCCTCTGCCCACACGCTCCTCGGGATGCGCGCGGCGCATCCTGGGGGGAATAGAGAGAAGAGGCCACAACACCAGACTTGCGAGGACCGTGCACGGAGACCGATGCCGCGGGAACTCCTGATGGGTTGAGTCAATCGGGTCAAAGGCGGCCCGCGACCGGTCTGGGCCGGCTCAGCCTGTGGCCGTACCCTTGCCCGTCACCGCCCGTCACGGCGACTCGTGACGGCGTAGCCATCGGGCGAAGCCGCAATCTGAAGGACGAAGCCGGATGCCCGTGCTCGGCGTTGAGCTCACTCAGGCTTCGCGCGCCGCGAGTACCAGACCACGAACACGCACAGGGCGAGCAGCGTCAGCGTGCCGATCAGCTCGCCGGGGATCCCCTCGAAGGCCGCGGCCGGGAGCAGGTGCACGACCTCCTTGGCGGCGAGCGAGCCGGTCGACTCCTTGATCACCGTGTTGATGGCCGCGTCGATGACCCCCATGATCGCGCCGCCCGCCATCAGCCCGGAGGCGACCAGGATCCCCCGGTCCTGGCGCGCCTTGACGGTGGCGTCGTCGGCGCCTCGCTTGCGCGCCACGATCCAGGACAGGATGCCGCCGAGCAGAACCGGCGTGTTGAGCTCCATCGGCAGGTACATGCCGAGGGCAAAGGCCAGCGGCGGCACGCCCGTCATGCGGAGGATGAGCGCGAGCAGCACCCCGAGCGCGAACAGGTACCACTGCAGCATCGAGGTCTGTGCGCCGAAGATGCCGACCAGGATCGCCTTCATGGCCGAAGCCTGGGGAGCGGGGATCGCCGAGGTGCCGAAGCCCATCCCGGCGGGCTGGTTCGCCATCACCCACATCGCGAGGCCGCAGAACACCGCCGCGACGAAGGTGCCGACGAACTTCAGCTTGAGCTGGCGCGCCGGGGTCGCACCGATCCAGTGTCCGATCTTGAGGTCCGACGACAGCGCTCCCGACGCCGCGAGCGCGGTGCAGACGACGCCGCCGACCATCATGGTCACGAACATGCCGTTGCCCCCGGACAGCCCCAGCTTGAGCATCACGAAGCCGGTGACGATCAGGGTCAGCATCGTCATCCCGGACACCGGGTTGGTGCCGACGATCGCGATCGCCCGCGCCGCGACCGGTGCGAACAGGAACGCGATGAACATCACGAGTGCGGTCGCCACCGCGGCCGACGCAAAGGACCCGCCGACGCCCACCCCGAACGAGAAGAAGAGCAGGGCGACGACGGCGAAGATCACCAGGCCGACGATCGCGAACTGGCCGGAGAGCGAGCGGTCGACGCGCGGCACCTTGGTGATCTCGCGGCGGTCCTGGTGGCTCATGCCGACGATGTTGGCGCCGATCGAGCGCACCATCGAGGGAAGGGCTGACAGGATGCCGAGGATGCCGGCGCCGGCGATCCCGCCGACCCCGATGATCCGCACGTAGGACGCGAACACCTGGTCGAAGCTCATCTCGGAGATCGGAATCGCCCCCGGGGCGAGCGCGCCGGGGACGTGGGTCCCGATGGCATGCACCAGGGGCACCAGCACGAAGCAGGACAGGAACGAGCCGGCGCAGATGATGGCCGCGTAGCGGACGCCGATGATGTAGCCGATGCCGATGATCGCCGCGTTGTTGAGGACGCGCAGGGTCATGAAGTTGCGGGCCAGCAGTCCGCCCAAGCCGACGGCGCGGAACGAGATCAGGTCGGCCATGGCGTGGAAGGTGGTGACGAGGCCGTCGTAAAGCGCGCCGATGCCGGCGGCCATGGCGAGGATCTTGGCCTGCCCGCCGACCCGCTCTCCCGAGAGCAGGATCTCGGTGGTCGCCGTCCCCTCGGGCCAGGGCAGCTGGCCGTGCATCTCGACCATGAAGTGGTAGCGCAGGGGGATCAGGAACAGGATGCCGAGGCAGCCGCCGAGGAAGGACACCGCGATGACCTGCCAGACCGCCGGCTGGTTGACGCCGGTGCCGGGCTCGGCCGCCAGCATGTACAGGGCCGGGATGGTGAACACCGCACCGGCGACCACGTGCGAGGAGTTCGCTCCGATCGACTGGACGATGACGTTCTCCAGGATGGTGCTCTTGCGGGAGAACAGCGGCGAGATGCCGATCGCGAGGATGGCGATCGGGATTGCCGCCTCCATGCCCTGCCCGACGCGCAGCGCAAGGTAGGCCGCCGCCATCGAGAACAGCGCACAGAAGAGCAGGCCCATGGTCACCGAGCGCGCGGTGATTTCGTGGACCCCGGTCTCGTTCGGCACGACCGGGATGTAGGTCTCGCCCGGACCCAGGGGGCTTCGCGCGTTGTCCGGAAGGCCCTTGATGACGGATGGGGTCTCGTGTGTCACGGCCTCTCCTCCCCGACAGTCCCGGGGAGTGTACATGGTCCGGCTCCTTGCCCGCTTCCGCGCCCGCTTCCGCTCCCGATTGTCCACCCGAGATCGGAGCCACCTCGTCGGGCGCGGAAACGGGAGCGGGCGCGGAGACGCGCGGCGAACCTAGTGTTCAGTCTCGGCTCTCGACGGCTCCATCGTAAGCGGGCTCGGAAGCGGAAGCGGAAGGGGGGTGGTGACTCGTTGAGGATGGCCAGTGGGTTACAGGTGCACGATCAGCCACGCCCAGTTGAGGAGGATCAGCGCGACCAGCCCGAGCCGGATCGACCGCGGCAGCGGGTGGGCCAGGCGCGGCGCCGGGCAGCGGCGCCAGGCCCAGAGGGGGGCGACGACTCCGCCGGCGAGGAAGGCGATGCTCGCAGCGAACACAAGCGGGTTCAACAGAAGCGCGCCGGGCACGTCACCATCGAGCAGGGCGAGGACGCTGCGGGTCGCCCCGCACGACGGGCACGGGACGCCGGTGATCGACCGGAACAGGCACGGCCGCAGGAACGGCGTGACCAGCGGCCACAGCGGCTTGAGCGCCACCACCGAGAGCGCGAGGCCGCCCCAGACCCAGGCGAGCTGGCGCTCGGCGACGCTGAGCGGGGTCCACCTCAGGGCCGATGGCATCAGCGTCCGGCGAGGGCGCCGTAGAGCGCCGCGCCGAAGAACAGCAGTGTGATGGCCAGGCATGAGCAGCACAGCAGGACCGGCAGGATGACCGCCAGGGCGGCCTTGCCGTAGGAGCACTGGTGGGCGCGCGCGACGCCGATGATCTGCAGCGCCGCGAACCAGACCAGCGACAGCAGACCGCCGCACAGCGGGACCAGGTTCGCGAGGTCGGCGGTATGGGAGTAGCAGATGACCCGCGCGGTGGTCTCGAACCCGCCCCGCCCCTCGCCGACGATCAGCAGCATCAGGTGGAGGATGCAGGTGTGGATGGCGAGCCCGATGACGACGAACAGCGGCATCAGGACGAACAGGCCGACCCCGATCGCGACCATCACTCCGGTCCCGACCGCGGCTTCGGCTAGCTGATCCCGCAGCTCGGGGAACCCGATGAGCATGAACGGCGACTGCGCGGCGGCCCAGTAGGCCATCCCGGCAGCGAGCTCGACCCAGGCCATGATCAGGGCGTAGACGAACGGCCTGCCGAGGCCGGCCGGCGCGAGCTTAGAGAACGCGTCGTCCGGCCTGGTCGTGAACATCCCGATGGTTCGGAACAGGGCCTCGAAGCGGCCGACGCTCGGGTCCTCCCACGGCAGGGCTCCGGGAGCCGGGGTCGTGCTTGGCGGCTCGGGGAGGGGCGGTGGAAACGGCGTGTCCTCGATCATGGCTGCCTCGCAGAATGCGTCTCGTCAGCGAGTGTAACGTGGATCTCGGACTCGCGGTTCGCGCAGTTGCGTGATTCGCGCGTCGCGGGGTCGCCGGCCGAACGAAGTGCCCCGCCGCGAAAGCAAGGGACCGTTGACTGAACGAATCCGGCACCGGGGGGGGCGCTGCCCAGGATGGACGACGAGGGGTATGCCGCGAGGAGTACAGCGAGGTCGTTCCGGTCAGGCATCAACGCCTGCGCTGGCGGCGCTGCAGCAACTCGAAGCTGCGACGTTCCCAGTGCTCGCGGTGCTCCGCGGCTTCCTCGACGGATCGGAACCTGTACACCCCGGGGGGGAACGCCGGCTGAACGGTCCGCCGCGCGAACTCCCATGCCGCTCTCATTGCCGCGAAACGGTGGGGGTCATCGCGCCCGTACCAGACCTCTCGCTCCATCTCTCCGACGTGACGGAACTTGCGGACCGGCATCACTCGTCCTCGAACCCGAAGCGGTCGCGCAATCGAGCGGCATCGGCACGGTCCTGAGGACGGACGGTGGAGCGCTTCATGCGATGCAGCATTCTCGGCGTCACGATCGTGATTTCGACGCCGTCAAAGTCCACGCGCTCGGTTTCCAGGTCGTCGAAGGTGAACGCCTCCCCCAGGCGCGTCAGAATGTCGACGAAGAAAGTGCCGTCGGGCGGAACGTACTGGATCGCGGGGTAGTCGCCGAGGAGATCCTCGGCGGTGATCTCGTCGATGTGCGGGTCGTCGAATACGCGCCGGAGGGCTATTCGGAGCCTCTCGATGTTTCCCGCGGAGGGCGCTACGAAGATATCGAGGTCTTGCGTCGCACGCGCGAGACCGTGGAGGTTGAGCGCAACCGCTCCGACGATCGCGTACACGACCCCTTCGCGCTCGAACGCGGCCAGCAAGCTGCGGGTCGTCTCGAAATCCACTGCAACCTCGCTGCAAGTGTACCCGCAACAGCCAACCTGCGCCCGGCGTCAGGACGGACTGCGGAAAGCCTGAAGTCCAGCCCGCGTCTTCCGCAGGCGGTCGAGATCCACAGCGGGCTTTAGGATCCCCTCGTCGGTAGGCTGAGCATTGGTGCTTCGCTTGTCGACTTCCAGATAGCAGGCTTGTGCGATCGCCTGGCAAGAACCCACAGCAGTACCGAGATCTCTCCCCTCCTTCATCCACGTTTCGTAGAGTTTGATGCATGACGACGGTGATTCCATGGCCCAAAGCGTCAGGAGCACGATGTCCTGGGCAGCTCGGAGGCTCATTGTGTCTGCGGTCACGGTCTGGAGAGTTCTCGGGTCGAGATCCGACGCGAAAACTGAAGGGAACCAACCATAGCGACTACTCTCGCGGACAATGCGAATGACCTCTTGGTCGGTGACTGGGCCTTCCACGAATCGAATCTTCACCGGCGAGGATGAAAGACCGCTCGGCTCACGCAAGTAATCGAAGACTGAACATGTAAGCGTCCACTCACCGGGGAGTCGCAATGCTTCCTCCCACAGAGCGATGCCGTGATGATCAACAATGTGGAGCTGGCGTAGGTCAAACGTCCGCTCAATTCGACCGCCGACATCAAGGTGGTGCATCCGCGGGCTCGGGAATGCTGGGTCGCGTCTCCCGGTGCCCCCGAACTTGAACCATGTGTCGCGTTCGCTGCTCAACAGGCACGAGAAGCCTAGCAGGTTTTCAAGTCGCTGAAACGGATTCAACTCCGGGAAGAGCTCGGGAGCTTGTTCTGTGCTGCGCACGTACTCGGCCTTCACGAGAATCGGGCCCCCAATGACGTGCTCCTGAGCTGTCGACAGCTTCAACGTTCCGGTGCTGTCTGCTTGCGGGATCTTGACCTCGTCGGGCAGACACGTCGCCGTCCACAGCACACCCAGAAACACAAAGACTGCTGTCGCAGGAGATCCAGATCTAGCTCTCGGACACATGGTCGAGCCCTCCCAGGCCGTCCGAAAGTCGAAGTGCGAGGGCAGTGGTTTTCTGACTCCCTTGAGCTTAACACCAATCCTCGATGAGACGAGCGCTCGCCATCCTTGCTCGCTTCCGCTCGTCACGGTGCAGTCCGCAGGACGAAGCCGGATGCCCGAGGGAGAACCGGCACCCACGCTCCTTCAGGCGGTCCCTCGACTCGGCCGCTGCGCGGACTTGCTTCCAATGACATAGACCTGTCATCCCCCGTCTTGTCGGCCCCCGGGGCCCTGGGCGTGCTCGGGATCTGACGGAGACGGAGACGGAGACGGAGACGGAGAGAGAGTCGGCAGCTCAGCTACTGACTGACGCGCAGCCGCGCCGCGATCTCCTGCCAGAGGGCGGCGAAGGCCTTGGCCACTGGCTGGGAAGGGAGGGTGGCGGCGACCGGGACCCGGGTCAGGCCCATCCGCTCGACCACGCTCGCGGATGGGATCACGGTGCGCAGGAATCCCGGGTCGGCGAGGCAGCGCTCGCACAGCTCGAGGTGCATCGCCTTGCGGCGGTCGACCATCGACAGGAAGGGATAGAGCTCGGTGCGGCCGCGGCCGTGCTCGGCAACGAAGCCGCGGATCTGCTCGAGGGTGCGGATCGACAGCGTGCTCGGGATGACCGGCACCAGCACCGCGTCGGCGGCGCGGACCACCGCCTCCGACACCAGCGACACGCTCGGCGGGCAGTCCATGATCACCAGGTCGTAGCGCGTCGCGAGGGGCTCGAGCCTTCGCGCCAACTGCTTGCGCGGCTTCTTGGTGGCGTCGAGCTCGAGGTCGAGCCGGCGGAACGAGAAGTCAGCCGGCAGCAGCGACAGGTTGTCGAACTCGGTCGGCCGCGCGTGCCAGCCGAGGTCGGTGGCGTCGTCGAGGAGCATCCTCGACCCTCCCTCGAGCCGCGCCGGGACCCGGAGGTAGAAGCTCGCCGCGCCCTGCGGGTCGAGGTCCCAGAGCAGGGTTCTCGTGCCGAGGAGCGACGCGGCATGGGCGAGGTTGACGGCGGCCGCCGTCTTGCCCACGCCCCCCTTGATGCTCCAGATCGCTACCGTCCGCATCGGATCACTCCCCGCTCCCGAACAGCGAGCCGTACCGCGATCGGCTGTCAGTCCCGGCAAAGGCCGAAAAAGCGGCGGCCAGCTCGCTGCGAAGACCGTCCTGGCGCTGCTGCAGGGCCCCGGAGAGCCGACCCATGGCGAGCAGGGTCTCGACCCGGCCTGCGAGCGCGGGCCGGTGCGCGAGCTCGAGCAGCCGCCGCTGCTGCACCCTGACGTCGTTGATGCCGCCGAGGATGTCCTGCAGCACCTTGAGCTCCTCGACCAGCGGCTCGACCTCGGCCTCCTCGTACAGGCTGCGGAACAGCTCGAGCAGGTAGCGGAGCTTCTTGCCGTGGATCCTGAGGCGATGCAGCGCCTCGAGCGGGGCATCCTCGCCGAGCTCCAT harbors:
- a CDS encoding symmetrical bis(5'-nucleosyl)-tetraphosphatase, with the translated sequence MADWVIGDVHGCWVTLQRLLERIRWDRDRDRLWLIGDLVNRGPRSLEVLRWAAGHPGVDAILGNHDLHVLARNAALVDAKAGDRLDEVLAADDHERLLDWLRRRPFLHRIGDTVLVHAGLLPQWGWVEASALAGSAGLHLEALLPRLARRPRPRWSAEATGDERLAAAISIFTRLRVVRADGRPKLSFTAAPESAPAGCRPWYETARLVAEGARAIFGHWAMMGFRREPGAVCIDSGCVYGGRLTAFRLDDDAAVHEPVAADEVAQVED
- a CDS encoding histidine phosphatase family protein, with amino-acid sequence MLELLIMRHAKSDWDAAATDDHERPLAERGVKAARKMGRFLARDEMVPGLVISSTALRARTTAELAAAAGKWRCPVEHTAAFYGADPSGVLAEIASRTAPPRLLVVGHEPTWSQLVSLLIGGGAVRMATAAVACVEIEADGWDAVAPGSGRLAWLITPRLLQAGEG
- a CDS encoding Ppx/GppA phosphatase family protein; protein product: MIDEDVSFPLRVAAVDMGSNAIRFLVADFATEAQFITLVSERTPVRLGHGVYLSGRLDPTTMDAAVATLEGYSAQMAELGVGHFRAVATSAVRESKNGEELIDRVRQVTGIELQPISGSEESRLVHLAVANRLPLGRRRWLLVDLGGGSVEVSLVDRGGTIWSESHTMGAVRLLEVLTEAGADPGRFRRLLEEYVSVLRVPAAVSTGRIAGYIATGGNIETLARLAGAQPVPDVSRVSVDSLRAVAERLAAMSYRERVDELGLREDRADVVLPAAFVYLRLAELCRAAEIVVPNVGVKEGVVLDLVDGLTRRRDHADRQARDVLSSAVTVGRKYLFDEAHARHVAELALALFDQLRSLHNLGAADRKILQAAALLQDIGQVVSYKGHHKHSFYLISNTELPAFSQHEMRLVATVARYHRGADPTDAHHPFAELEDNEQQRVVRLIALLRVAHALDRDHLQRVRDLRARIGSSWVTLHLEASGGLLLEGWSLKKKAQLFAEVFGRKVRLRVAGDEDGGDEAVT
- a CDS encoding DNA-3-methyladenine glycosylase I, whose product is MKRSHEERVARCPWCGDDPLYLAYHDREWGVPVRDDRTLFEFLTLEGAQAGLSWLTVLRKREAYRGAFAGFDPERVAAMDGRSVRRLMANAGIIRNRKKIEAAIGNARAFLEVQREFGSFSDYIWRFVDERPIHGSWRSIAEIPATTPLAEAISRDLKQRGFRFVGPIIVYAHMQATGMVNDHLVSCFRHRELAALG
- a CDS encoding alpha/beta hydrolase, whose amino-acid sequence is MEWWPEQTSQPPLYFVAGWVSVVEGWRPLLEVLVRRRPVVYIETREKRSARIERHRLRVEEFRVQRLAEDLCEVARVHGVDRSSAIWFGSSMGSTALLEALKGARLPARAAFLIGPNATFNFPWWSLPLLRVPAASYSVAKHLVIWYLRHFRVDARREPDQMRRYERTLNAAEPIRLKLSARAAVGYTLWPGLETVTAPVAIAYASSDVLHAESEARSIVATLPAGLAVECPSNTYMHRAEVARDIDEFIAGLP
- a CDS encoding oligopeptide transporter, OPT family — its product is MTHETPSVIKGLPDNARSPLGPGETYIPVVPNETGVHEITARSVTMGLLFCALFSMAAAYLALRVGQGMEAAIPIAILAIGISPLFSRKSTILENVIVQSIGANSSHVVAGAVFTIPALYMLAAEPGTGVNQPAVWQVIAVSFLGGCLGILFLIPLRYHFMVEMHGQLPWPEGTATTEILLSGERVGGQAKILAMAAGIGALYDGLVTTFHAMADLISFRAVGLGGLLARNFMTLRVLNNAAIIGIGYIIGVRYAAIICAGSFLSCFVLVPLVHAIGTHVPGALAPGAIPISEMSFDQVFASYVRIIGVGGIAGAGILGILSALPSMVRSIGANIVGMSHQDRREITKVPRVDRSLSGQFAIVGLVIFAVVALLFFSFGVGVGGSFASAAVATALVMFIAFLFAPVAARAIAIVGTNPVSGMTMLTLIVTGFVMLKLGLSGGNGMFVTMMVGGVVCTALAASGALSSDLKIGHWIGATPARQLKLKFVGTFVAAVFCGLAMWVMANQPAGMGFGTSAIPAPQASAMKAILVGIFGAQTSMLQWYLFALGVLLALILRMTGVPPLAFALGMYLPMELNTPVLLGGILSWIVARKRGADDATVKARQDRGILVASGLMAGGAIMGVIDAAINTVIKESTGSLAAKEVVHLLPAAAFEGIPGELIGTLTLLALCVFVVWYSRRAKPE
- a CDS encoding DUF2752 domain-containing protein, which codes for MPSALRWTPLSVAERQLAWVWGGLALSVVALKPLWPLVTPFLRPCLFRSITGVPCPSCGATRSVLALLDGDVPGALLLNPLVFAASIAFLAGGVVAPLWAWRRCPAPRLAHPLPRSIRLGLVALILLNWAWLIVHL
- a CDS encoding YIP1 family protein, producing MIEDTPFPPPLPEPPSTTPAPGALPWEDPSVGRFEALFRTIGMFTTRPDDAFSKLAPAGLGRPFVYALIMAWVELAAGMAYWAAAQSPFMLIGFPELRDQLAEAAVGTGVMVAIGVGLFVLMPLFVVIGLAIHTCILHLMLLIVGEGRGGFETTARVICYSHTADLANLVPLCGGLLSLVWFAALQIIGVARAHQCSYGKAALAVILPVLLCCSCLAITLLFFGAALYGALAGR
- a CDS encoding ParA family protein gives rise to the protein MRTVAIWSIKGGVGKTAAAVNLAHAASLLGTRTLLWDLDPQGAASFYLRVPARLEGGSRMLLDDATDLGWHARPTEFDNLSLLPADFSFRRLDLELDATKKPRKQLARRLEPLATRYDLVIMDCPPSVSLVSEAVVRAADAVLVPVIPSTLSIRTLEQIRGFVAEHGRGRTELYPFLSMVDRRKAMHLELCERCLADPGFLRTVIPSASVVERMGLTRVPVAATLPSQPVAKAFAALWQEIAARLRVSQ